The following are encoded in a window of Coregonus clupeaformis isolate EN_2021a unplaced genomic scaffold, ASM2061545v1 scaf0180, whole genome shotgun sequence genomic DNA:
- the LOC121573304 gene encoding CUGBP Elav-like family member 1 isoform X10 has protein sequence MDSIDAEGLYLSTEQHGQPQCELPHTALEVPTMGGAKKMNGTLDHPDQPDIDAIKMFVGQIPRSWAEEQLRELFEPYGAVYEINVLRDRSQNPPQSKGCCFITYYTRKSSLEAQNALHNMKILPGMHHPIQMKPADSEKNNAVEDRKLFIGMISKKCNENDIRLMFSPYGQIEECRILRGPDGLSRGCAFITFTARQMAQSTIKSMHQSQTMEGCSSPIVVKFADTQKDKEQKRIAQQLQQQMQQLNAASMWGNLTGLNSLGPQYLALYLQLLQQSASSGNALNNLHPMSGMSGLNAMQNLAALAAAASATQATPTGSSALTTSSSPLSVLTSSGTGTGHQAHSSWDAYKAGSSPTSCNNNSGNPMASLGALQSLAAGAGAGLNMGSLAGMAALNGGLGSGGLSNGTGSTMEALTQAYSGIQQYAAAALPSLYNQSLLSQQSVSAAGSQKEGPEGANLFIYHLPQEFGDQDLLQMFMPFGNVISAKVFIDKQTNLSKCFGFVSYDNPVSSQAAIQSMNGFQIGMKRLKVQLKRSKNDSKPY, from the exons ggCAAAGAAGATGAACGGGACCCTGGACCACCCGGACCAGCCCGACATCGATGCCATCAAGATGTTCGTTGGCCAGATCCCACGGTCCTGGGCAGAGGAACAGCTGCGGGAGCTTTTTGAGCCTTACGGCGCCGTCTACGAAATCAATGTGTTGCGTGACAGGAGTCAAAACCCCCCACAGAGCAAAG GTTGTTGTTTCATAACATATTACACTCGCAAATCATCATTGGAAGCACAAAATGCCCTTCACAACATGAAAATTCTCCCAGGG ATGCATCACCCTATTCAGATGAAGCCAGCTGACAGTGAGAAGAATAATG CGGTGGAAGACAGGAAGTTGTTCATAGGAATGATATCGAAAAAGTGTAATGAGAATGACATCAGACTTATGTTCTCGCCGTACGGACAGATTGAGGAATGTAGAATACTACGTGGGCCGGATGGACTGAGCCGTG GTTGTGCGTTTATCACTTTTACAGCAAGGCAGATGGCACAGTCAACAATCAAATCGATGCACCAATCACAAACTATGGAG GGCTGCTCGTCTCCCATCGTAGTGAAGTTTGCCGACACGCAGAAGGACAAGGAGCAGAAGCGCATCGCCCAGCAGCTTCAGCAGCAGATGCAGCAGCTCAACGCTGCCTCAATGTGGGGGAATCTGACCGGGCTCAACTCTCTGGGCCCACAGTATCTGGCA CTTTATTTACAGCTTCTCCAGCAGTCTGCCTCCTCTGGGAATGCCCTCAACAACCTTCACCCCATGTCTGGTATGTCAG GGCTGAATGCCATGCAGAACCTGGCTGCTCTGGCAGCGGCGGCAAGCGCCACACAGGCCACGCCCACGGGCAGCAGCGCTCTCACCACCTCTAGCAGTCCCCTCAGCGTGCTCACCAGCTCAGGTACGGGTACTGGACATCAGGCACACTCATCATGGGACGCCTACAAGG CAGGATCTTCACCCACATCCTGTAACAACAACTCAGGGAACCCCATGGCCTCCTTAGGGGCGCTGCAGTCGTTGGCCGCAGGGGCTGGAGCTGGCCTCAACATGGGCTCACTTGCAG GGATGGCAGCCCTGAACGGTGGTCTAGGCAGCGGGGGCCTGTCGAATGGAACTGGTAGCACCATGGAGGCCCTTACCCAGGCCTACTCTGGGATCCAGCAGTACGCTGCTGCTGCCCTCCCCAGCCTCTACAACCAGAGCCTGCTCTCCCAACAGAGTGTCAGTGCTGCAGGAAGCCAGAAGGAAG GTCCTGAGGGAGCCAACTTGTTCATCTACCACCTCCCCCAGGAGTTTGGAGACCAGGACCTGCTCCAGATGTTCATGCCCTTTGGCAACGTTATTTCCGCTAAGGTGTTCATTGACAAGCAGACCAACCTCAGCAAGTGTTTTG GCTTTGTGAGTTACGACAATCCAGTCTCATCACAGGCCGCCATTCAGTCGATGAACGGTTTCCAAATTGGTATGAAGCGACTAAAGGTGCAGCTGAAGCGATCCAAAAATGACAGCAAGCCATACTGA
- the LOC121573304 gene encoding CUGBP Elav-like family member 1 isoform X6 produces MDSIDAEGLYLSTEQHGQPQCELPHTALEVPTMGGAKKMNGTLDHPDQPDIDAIKMFVGQIPRSWAEEQLRELFEPYGAVYEINVLRDRSQNPPQSKGCCFITYYTRKSSLEAQNALHNMKILPGMHHPIQMKPADSEKNNAVEDRKLFIGMISKKCNENDIRLMFSPYGQIEECRILRGPDGLSRGCAFITFTARQMAQSTIKSMHQSQTMEGCSSPIVVKFADTQKDKEQKRIAQQLQQQMQQLNAASMWGNLTGLNSLGPQYLALYLQLLQQSASSGNALNNLHPMSGMSGLNAMQNLAALAAAASATQATPTGSSALTTSSSPLSVLTSSGTGTGHQAHSSWDAYKAGSSPTSCNNNSGNPMASLGALQSLAAGAGAGLNMGSLAGMAALNGGLGSGGLSNGTGSTMEALTQAYSGIQQYAAAALPSLYNQSLLSQQSVSAAGSQKEASDSRSTGPEGANLFIYHLPQEFGDQDLLQMFMPFGNVISAKVFIDKQTNLSKCFGFVSYDNPVSSQAAIQSMNGFQIGMKRLKVQLKRSKNDSKPY; encoded by the exons ggCAAAGAAGATGAACGGGACCCTGGACCACCCGGACCAGCCCGACATCGATGCCATCAAGATGTTCGTTGGCCAGATCCCACGGTCCTGGGCAGAGGAACAGCTGCGGGAGCTTTTTGAGCCTTACGGCGCCGTCTACGAAATCAATGTGTTGCGTGACAGGAGTCAAAACCCCCCACAGAGCAAAG GTTGTTGTTTCATAACATATTACACTCGCAAATCATCATTGGAAGCACAAAATGCCCTTCACAACATGAAAATTCTCCCAGGG ATGCATCACCCTATTCAGATGAAGCCAGCTGACAGTGAGAAGAATAATG CGGTGGAAGACAGGAAGTTGTTCATAGGAATGATATCGAAAAAGTGTAATGAGAATGACATCAGACTTATGTTCTCGCCGTACGGACAGATTGAGGAATGTAGAATACTACGTGGGCCGGATGGACTGAGCCGTG GTTGTGCGTTTATCACTTTTACAGCAAGGCAGATGGCACAGTCAACAATCAAATCGATGCACCAATCACAAACTATGGAG GGCTGCTCGTCTCCCATCGTAGTGAAGTTTGCCGACACGCAGAAGGACAAGGAGCAGAAGCGCATCGCCCAGCAGCTTCAGCAGCAGATGCAGCAGCTCAACGCTGCCTCAATGTGGGGGAATCTGACCGGGCTCAACTCTCTGGGCCCACAGTATCTGGCA CTTTATTTACAGCTTCTCCAGCAGTCTGCCTCCTCTGGGAATGCCCTCAACAACCTTCACCCCATGTCTGGTATGTCAG GGCTGAATGCCATGCAGAACCTGGCTGCTCTGGCAGCGGCGGCAAGCGCCACACAGGCCACGCCCACGGGCAGCAGCGCTCTCACCACCTCTAGCAGTCCCCTCAGCGTGCTCACCAGCTCAGGTACGGGTACTGGACATCAGGCACACTCATCATGGGACGCCTACAAGG CAGGATCTTCACCCACATCCTGTAACAACAACTCAGGGAACCCCATGGCCTCCTTAGGGGCGCTGCAGTCGTTGGCCGCAGGGGCTGGAGCTGGCCTCAACATGGGCTCACTTGCAG GGATGGCAGCCCTGAACGGTGGTCTAGGCAGCGGGGGCCTGTCGAATGGAACTGGTAGCACCATGGAGGCCCTTACCCAGGCCTACTCTGGGATCCAGCAGTACGCTGCTGCTGCCCTCCCCAGCCTCTACAACCAGAGCCTGCTCTCCCAACAGAGTGTCAGTGCTGCAGGAAGCCAGAAGGAAG CAAGCGACAGTCGGAGCACCG GTCCTGAGGGAGCCAACTTGTTCATCTACCACCTCCCCCAGGAGTTTGGAGACCAGGACCTGCTCCAGATGTTCATGCCCTTTGGCAACGTTATTTCCGCTAAGGTGTTCATTGACAAGCAGACCAACCTCAGCAAGTGTTTTG GCTTTGTGAGTTACGACAATCCAGTCTCATCACAGGCCGCCATTCAGTCGATGAACGGTTTCCAAATTGGTATGAAGCGACTAAAGGTGCAGCTGAAGCGATCCAAAAATGACAGCAAGCCATACTGA
- the LOC121573304 gene encoding CUGBP Elav-like family member 1 isoform X23, protein MASFKLDFLPEMMVDHCSLNSSPVAKKMNGTLDHPDQPDIDAIKMFVGQIPRSWAEEQLRELFEPYGAVYEINVLRDRSQNPPQSKGCCFITYYTRKSSLEAQNALHNMKILPGMHHPIQMKPADSEKNNAVEDRKLFIGMISKKCNENDIRLMFSPYGQIEECRILRGPDGLSRGCAFITFTARQMAQSTIKSMHQSQTMEGCSSPIVVKFADTQKDKEQKRIAQQLQQQMQQLNAASMWGNLTGLNSLGPQYLALLQQSASSGNALNNLHPMSGLNAMQNLAALAAAASATQATPTGSSALTTSSSPLSVLTSSAGSSPTSCNNNSGNPMASLGALQSLAAGAGAGLNMGSLAGMAALNGGLGSGGLSNGTGSTMEALTQAYSGIQQYAAAALPSLYNQSLLSQQSVSAAGSQKEGPEGANLFIYHLPQEFGDQDLLQMFMPFGNVISAKVFIDKQTNLSKCFGFVSYDNPVSSQAAIQSMNGFQIGMKRLKVQLKRSKNDSKPY, encoded by the exons ATGGCTTCTTTTAAACTGGATTTTTTGCCTGAGATGATGGTTGACCATTGCTCTTTGAATTCTAGTCCTGT ggCAAAGAAGATGAACGGGACCCTGGACCACCCGGACCAGCCCGACATCGATGCCATCAAGATGTTCGTTGGCCAGATCCCACGGTCCTGGGCAGAGGAACAGCTGCGGGAGCTTTTTGAGCCTTACGGCGCCGTCTACGAAATCAATGTGTTGCGTGACAGGAGTCAAAACCCCCCACAGAGCAAAG GTTGTTGTTTCATAACATATTACACTCGCAAATCATCATTGGAAGCACAAAATGCCCTTCACAACATGAAAATTCTCCCAGGG ATGCATCACCCTATTCAGATGAAGCCAGCTGACAGTGAGAAGAATAATG CGGTGGAAGACAGGAAGTTGTTCATAGGAATGATATCGAAAAAGTGTAATGAGAATGACATCAGACTTATGTTCTCGCCGTACGGACAGATTGAGGAATGTAGAATACTACGTGGGCCGGATGGACTGAGCCGTG GTTGTGCGTTTATCACTTTTACAGCAAGGCAGATGGCACAGTCAACAATCAAATCGATGCACCAATCACAAACTATGGAG GGCTGCTCGTCTCCCATCGTAGTGAAGTTTGCCGACACGCAGAAGGACAAGGAGCAGAAGCGCATCGCCCAGCAGCTTCAGCAGCAGATGCAGCAGCTCAACGCTGCCTCAATGTGGGGGAATCTGACCGGGCTCAACTCTCTGGGCCCACAGTATCTGGCA CTTCTCCAGCAGTCTGCCTCCTCTGGGAATGCCCTCAACAACCTTCACCCCATGTCTG GGCTGAATGCCATGCAGAACCTGGCTGCTCTGGCAGCGGCGGCAAGCGCCACACAGGCCACGCCCACGGGCAGCAGCGCTCTCACCACCTCTAGCAGTCCCCTCAGCGTGCTCACCAGCTCAG CAGGATCTTCACCCACATCCTGTAACAACAACTCAGGGAACCCCATGGCCTCCTTAGGGGCGCTGCAGTCGTTGGCCGCAGGGGCTGGAGCTGGCCTCAACATGGGCTCACTTGCAG GGATGGCAGCCCTGAACGGTGGTCTAGGCAGCGGGGGCCTGTCGAATGGAACTGGTAGCACCATGGAGGCCCTTACCCAGGCCTACTCTGGGATCCAGCAGTACGCTGCTGCTGCCCTCCCCAGCCTCTACAACCAGAGCCTGCTCTCCCAACAGAGTGTCAGTGCTGCAGGAAGCCAGAAGGAAG GTCCTGAGGGAGCCAACTTGTTCATCTACCACCTCCCCCAGGAGTTTGGAGACCAGGACCTGCTCCAGATGTTCATGCCCTTTGGCAACGTTATTTCCGCTAAGGTGTTCATTGACAAGCAGACCAACCTCAGCAAGTGTTTTG GCTTTGTGAGTTACGACAATCCAGTCTCATCACAGGCCGCCATTCAGTCGATGAACGGTTTCCAAATTGGTATGAAGCGACTAAAGGTGCAGCTGAAGCGATCCAAAAATGACAGCAAGCCATACTGA
- the LOC121573304 gene encoding CUGBP Elav-like family member 1 isoform X9: MASFKLDFLPEMMVDHCSLNSSPVAKKMNGTLDHPDQPDIDAIKMFVGQIPRSWAEEQLRELFEPYGAVYEINVLRDRSQNPPQSKGCCFITYYTRKSSLEAQNALHNMKILPGMHHPIQMKPADSEKNNAVEDRKLFIGMISKKCNENDIRLMFSPYGQIEECRILRGPDGLSRGCAFITFTARQMAQSTIKSMHQSQTMEGCSSPIVVKFADTQKDKEQKRIAQQLQQQMQQLNAASMWGNLTGLNSLGPQYLALYLQLLQQSASSGNALNNLHPMSGMSGLNAMQNLAALAAAASATQATPTGSSALTTSSSPLSVLTSSGTGTGHQAHSSWDAYKAGSSPTSCNNNSGNPMASLGALQSLAAGAGAGLNMGSLAELLCLGMAALNGGLGSGGLSNGTGSTMEALTQAYSGIQQYAAAALPSLYNQSLLSQQSVSAAGSQKEASDSRSTGPEGANLFIYHLPQEFGDQDLLQMFMPFGNVISAKVFIDKQTNLSKCFGFVSYDNPVSSQAAIQSMNGFQIGMKRLKVQLKRSKNDSKPY, translated from the exons ATGGCTTCTTTTAAACTGGATTTTTTGCCTGAGATGATGGTTGACCATTGCTCTTTGAATTCTAGTCCTGT ggCAAAGAAGATGAACGGGACCCTGGACCACCCGGACCAGCCCGACATCGATGCCATCAAGATGTTCGTTGGCCAGATCCCACGGTCCTGGGCAGAGGAACAGCTGCGGGAGCTTTTTGAGCCTTACGGCGCCGTCTACGAAATCAATGTGTTGCGTGACAGGAGTCAAAACCCCCCACAGAGCAAAG GTTGTTGTTTCATAACATATTACACTCGCAAATCATCATTGGAAGCACAAAATGCCCTTCACAACATGAAAATTCTCCCAGGG ATGCATCACCCTATTCAGATGAAGCCAGCTGACAGTGAGAAGAATAATG CGGTGGAAGACAGGAAGTTGTTCATAGGAATGATATCGAAAAAGTGTAATGAGAATGACATCAGACTTATGTTCTCGCCGTACGGACAGATTGAGGAATGTAGAATACTACGTGGGCCGGATGGACTGAGCCGTG GTTGTGCGTTTATCACTTTTACAGCAAGGCAGATGGCACAGTCAACAATCAAATCGATGCACCAATCACAAACTATGGAG GGCTGCTCGTCTCCCATCGTAGTGAAGTTTGCCGACACGCAGAAGGACAAGGAGCAGAAGCGCATCGCCCAGCAGCTTCAGCAGCAGATGCAGCAGCTCAACGCTGCCTCAATGTGGGGGAATCTGACCGGGCTCAACTCTCTGGGCCCACAGTATCTGGCA CTTTATTTACAGCTTCTCCAGCAGTCTGCCTCCTCTGGGAATGCCCTCAACAACCTTCACCCCATGTCTGGTATGTCAG GGCTGAATGCCATGCAGAACCTGGCTGCTCTGGCAGCGGCGGCAAGCGCCACACAGGCCACGCCCACGGGCAGCAGCGCTCTCACCACCTCTAGCAGTCCCCTCAGCGTGCTCACCAGCTCAGGTACGGGTACTGGACATCAGGCACACTCATCATGGGACGCCTACAAGG CAGGATCTTCACCCACATCCTGTAACAACAACTCAGGGAACCCCATGGCCTCCTTAGGGGCGCTGCAGTCGTTGGCCGCAGGGGCTGGAGCTGGCCTCAACATGGGCTCACTTGCAG AGCTCCTGTGTCTAGGGATGGCAGCCCTGAACGGTGGTCTAGGCAGCGGGGGCCTGTCGAATGGAACTGGTAGCACCATGGAGGCCCTTACCCAGGCCTACTCTGGGATCCAGCAGTACGCTGCTGCTGCCCTCCCCAGCCTCTACAACCAGAGCCTGCTCTCCCAACAGAGTGTCAGTGCTGCAGGAAGCCAGAAGGAAG CAAGCGACAGTCGGAGCACCG GTCCTGAGGGAGCCAACTTGTTCATCTACCACCTCCCCCAGGAGTTTGGAGACCAGGACCTGCTCCAGATGTTCATGCCCTTTGGCAACGTTATTTCCGCTAAGGTGTTCATTGACAAGCAGACCAACCTCAGCAAGTGTTTTG GCTTTGTGAGTTACGACAATCCAGTCTCATCACAGGCCGCCATTCAGTCGATGAACGGTTTCCAAATTGGTATGAAGCGACTAAAGGTGCAGCTGAAGCGATCCAAAAATGACAGCAAGCCATACTGA
- the LOC121573304 gene encoding CUGBP Elav-like family member 1 isoform X21 has protein sequence MASFKLDFLPEMMVDHCSLNSSPVAKKMNGTLDHPDQPDIDAIKMFVGQIPRSWAEEQLRELFEPYGAVYEINVLRDRSQNPPQSKGCCFITYYTRKSSLEAQNALHNMKILPGMHHPIQMKPADSEKNNAVEDRKLFIGMISKKCNENDIRLMFSPYGQIEECRILRGPDGLSRGCAFITFTARQMAQSTIKSMHQSQTMEGCSSPIVVKFADTQKDKEQKRIAQQLQQQMQQLNAASMWGNLTGLNSLGPQYLALYLQLLQQSASSGNALNNLHPMSGLNAMQNLAALAAAASATQATPTGSSALTTSSSPLSVLTSSAGSSPTSCNNNSGNPMASLGALQSLAAGAGAGLNMGSLAGMAALNGGLGSGGLSNGTGSTMEALTQAYSGIQQYAAAALPSLYNQSLLSQQSVSAAGSQKEGPEGANLFIYHLPQEFGDQDLLQMFMPFGNVISAKVFIDKQTNLSKCFGFVSYDNPVSSQAAIQSMNGFQIGMKRLKVQLKRSKNDSKPY, from the exons ATGGCTTCTTTTAAACTGGATTTTTTGCCTGAGATGATGGTTGACCATTGCTCTTTGAATTCTAGTCCTGT ggCAAAGAAGATGAACGGGACCCTGGACCACCCGGACCAGCCCGACATCGATGCCATCAAGATGTTCGTTGGCCAGATCCCACGGTCCTGGGCAGAGGAACAGCTGCGGGAGCTTTTTGAGCCTTACGGCGCCGTCTACGAAATCAATGTGTTGCGTGACAGGAGTCAAAACCCCCCACAGAGCAAAG GTTGTTGTTTCATAACATATTACACTCGCAAATCATCATTGGAAGCACAAAATGCCCTTCACAACATGAAAATTCTCCCAGGG ATGCATCACCCTATTCAGATGAAGCCAGCTGACAGTGAGAAGAATAATG CGGTGGAAGACAGGAAGTTGTTCATAGGAATGATATCGAAAAAGTGTAATGAGAATGACATCAGACTTATGTTCTCGCCGTACGGACAGATTGAGGAATGTAGAATACTACGTGGGCCGGATGGACTGAGCCGTG GTTGTGCGTTTATCACTTTTACAGCAAGGCAGATGGCACAGTCAACAATCAAATCGATGCACCAATCACAAACTATGGAG GGCTGCTCGTCTCCCATCGTAGTGAAGTTTGCCGACACGCAGAAGGACAAGGAGCAGAAGCGCATCGCCCAGCAGCTTCAGCAGCAGATGCAGCAGCTCAACGCTGCCTCAATGTGGGGGAATCTGACCGGGCTCAACTCTCTGGGCCCACAGTATCTGGCA CTTTATTTACAGCTTCTCCAGCAGTCTGCCTCCTCTGGGAATGCCCTCAACAACCTTCACCCCATGTCTG GGCTGAATGCCATGCAGAACCTGGCTGCTCTGGCAGCGGCGGCAAGCGCCACACAGGCCACGCCCACGGGCAGCAGCGCTCTCACCACCTCTAGCAGTCCCCTCAGCGTGCTCACCAGCTCAG CAGGATCTTCACCCACATCCTGTAACAACAACTCAGGGAACCCCATGGCCTCCTTAGGGGCGCTGCAGTCGTTGGCCGCAGGGGCTGGAGCTGGCCTCAACATGGGCTCACTTGCAG GGATGGCAGCCCTGAACGGTGGTCTAGGCAGCGGGGGCCTGTCGAATGGAACTGGTAGCACCATGGAGGCCCTTACCCAGGCCTACTCTGGGATCCAGCAGTACGCTGCTGCTGCCCTCCCCAGCCTCTACAACCAGAGCCTGCTCTCCCAACAGAGTGTCAGTGCTGCAGGAAGCCAGAAGGAAG GTCCTGAGGGAGCCAACTTGTTCATCTACCACCTCCCCCAGGAGTTTGGAGACCAGGACCTGCTCCAGATGTTCATGCCCTTTGGCAACGTTATTTCCGCTAAGGTGTTCATTGACAAGCAGACCAACCTCAGCAAGTGTTTTG GCTTTGTGAGTTACGACAATCCAGTCTCATCACAGGCCGCCATTCAGTCGATGAACGGTTTCCAAATTGGTATGAAGCGACTAAAGGTGCAGCTGAAGCGATCCAAAAATGACAGCAAGCCATACTGA